Proteins from a genomic interval of Stenotrophomonas sp. WZN-1:
- a CDS encoding MlaE family lipid ABC transporter permease subunit, which yields MPFVQATRSLGRAGLFSLTVLRGSLPTRDFLAELTREIYKIGARSLPIIAVGGAFVGLVLTLQGYRTLTTFGAADALSTLLGLSLYRELAPVLTALLFIGRAGSSIAAELGLMRATDQIKALELMAIDPVAKAVAPRFWAAVLTVPLLTGIFCSLAISASYFEAVHVLGLDNGVFWSALRNSVDFWDDFGVAMLKSAIFGGTAALVAAYVGFHAEPTIEGTSVATTRAVVNASLLVLMFNFVLSAMLFT from the coding sequence ATGCCGTTCGTCCAAGCCACCCGCTCGCTGGGCCGCGCCGGCCTGTTTTCGCTGACCGTGCTGCGCGGTTCGCTGCCGACCCGTGATTTCCTGGCTGAGCTGACCCGCGAGATCTACAAGATCGGCGCGCGCTCGCTGCCGATCATCGCCGTCGGTGGTGCCTTCGTCGGCCTGGTACTGACCCTGCAGGGCTATCGCACGCTGACCACCTTCGGTGCGGCCGACGCGCTGTCGACCCTGCTCGGCCTGTCGCTGTACCGCGAACTGGCGCCGGTGCTGACCGCGCTGCTGTTCATCGGCCGCGCCGGCAGCTCGATTGCCGCCGAACTGGGCCTGATGCGTGCCACCGACCAGATCAAGGCGTTGGAACTGATGGCGATCGACCCGGTGGCCAAGGCTGTCGCGCCACGCTTCTGGGCGGCGGTGCTGACCGTGCCGCTGCTGACCGGCATCTTCTGCTCGCTGGCGATCAGCGCCAGCTACTTCGAAGCGGTGCACGTGCTGGGCCTGGACAATGGCGTGTTCTGGTCGGCGCTGCGCAACAGCGTCGATTTCTGGGATGACTTCGGCGTGGCGATGCTGAAGTCAGCGATCTTCGGCGGCACCGCCGCGCTGGTCGCCGCCTACGTTGGTTTCCATGCCGAGCCGACCATCGAGGGCACCTCGGTGGCGACCACCCGTGCGGTGGTCAACGCCTCGCTGCTGGTGCTGATGTTCAACTTCGTGCTGTCGGCAATGTTGTTCACCTAA
- a CDS encoding ABC transporter substrate-binding protein: MKMKLIPALLASTLLLATPFLAQAQAAAPAAAAAQGQAGKVVIDASTRILTTLQQRRSEFSSNPASLRSYIDSELNRTFDRDYAARLVLGPHARGASDADIKLFADAMADSLMQRYGSTLLNIQGKPSFRLKGESPLPGNRGVRVSTELVRAGSEPTPVEYWMRNVNGQWKIFDVNIEGISYVQTFRNQFDTPLRQKGIKQVASELHSGSMQAGPAGNGK, translated from the coding sequence ATGAAGATGAAACTGATCCCGGCCCTGCTCGCCTCGACGCTGCTGCTGGCCACGCCGTTCCTCGCCCAGGCCCAGGCCGCCGCCCCCGCCGCTGCCGCGGCGCAGGGCCAGGCCGGCAAGGTGGTGATCGATGCCAGCACGCGCATCCTCACCACCCTGCAGCAGCGCCGGAGCGAGTTCAGCAGCAACCCGGCCAGCCTGCGCAGCTACATCGACAGCGAATTGAACCGCACCTTCGACCGCGACTACGCCGCGCGCCTGGTGCTGGGCCCGCACGCCCGCGGCGCCTCGGATGCCGACATCAAGCTGTTCGCCGATGCCATGGCCGACAGCCTGATGCAGCGCTACGGTTCGACCCTGCTCAACATCCAGGGCAAGCCGAGCTTCCGCCTGAAGGGTGAGAGCCCGCTGCCGGGCAACCGCGGCGTGCGCGTGAGCACCGAGCTGGTGCGGGCCGGCAGCGAACCGACCCCGGTCGAATACTGGATGCGCAACGTGAACGGCCAGTGGAAGATCTTCGACGTCAACATCGAAGGCATCTCCTACGTGCAGACCTTCCGCAACCAGTTCGATACCCCGCTGCGCCAGAAGGGCATCAAGCAGGTGGCCAGCGAGCTGCACAGCGGCAGCATGCAGGCCGGACCCGCGGGCAATGGCAAGTAA
- a CDS encoding STAS domain-containing protein, with the protein MASNALALLEGDTLRLRGVLDRAAVIALWPQLQSLPAKLARLELGEVERVDSAGLALLAELAARARKAGHALSVSGAPSGYNELSAAYRLSPDLDFNATSAAS; encoded by the coding sequence ATGGCAAGTAACGCACTGGCGCTGCTGGAAGGCGACACCCTGCGCCTGCGCGGAGTGCTCGACCGTGCCGCGGTGATCGCGTTGTGGCCGCAGCTGCAGTCCCTGCCGGCCAAGCTGGCACGGCTGGAACTGGGCGAGGTCGAGCGCGTGGACAGCGCCGGCCTGGCCCTGCTGGCCGAACTGGCGGCCCGTGCACGCAAAGCCGGCCATGCGCTGTCCGTTTCCGGCGCGCCGTCGGGTTACAACGAGCTGAGCGCAGCCTACCGGCTGTCGCCCGACCTGGATTTCAACGCTACTTCTGCTGCGAGCTGA
- a CDS encoding VacJ family lipoprotein: MNVVRTFPLIVLATALTACAGKPARSDAAVASTVVAPSPAAEAPAAPADSGVVDAAPVAPVATPAAPAASSPTAAPQGAEAGAPKTAASTAADGDDDFDALYGGTGNTGSAAAYDPWEPFNRKVHAFNNAVDRGVARPLATAYTHVVPRFARTGVSNFFSNLRAPVTITNQLLQGRGADAWDTLGRFLMNSTLGIGGLFDPASKAMVPRRNEDFGQTLGAWGWRRSRYVELPFFGPRTVRDVFGLAGDIPLSPIRRIEEDKIRIGLQGLQLVDTRAQLLAIDDLRDTAVDEYSLVRDAWMQRRNYQIENDLRSKRDRGHDDANSPIPVDAMPMPQWTH; this comes from the coding sequence ATGAACGTCGTACGCACTTTCCCCCTGATCGTCCTGGCCACCGCCCTCACCGCCTGTGCCGGCAAGCCCGCGCGCAGCGATGCTGCGGTGGCCAGCACCGTGGTTGCGCCCAGCCCGGCTGCCGAAGCACCAGCCGCACCGGCCGATAGCGGCGTGGTCGACGCTGCTCCGGTCGCTCCTGTGGCCACCCCTGCGGCGCCCGCCGCGTCGTCGCCGACGGCTGCGCCGCAGGGCGCGGAGGCTGGTGCACCGAAGACCGCAGCGTCCACCGCCGCCGATGGTGACGATGATTTCGACGCCCTGTATGGCGGCACCGGCAACACCGGCAGTGCCGCCGCCTACGATCCGTGGGAACCGTTCAACCGCAAGGTCCACGCCTTCAACAATGCGGTCGACCGCGGGGTGGCCCGCCCGCTGGCCACCGCCTATACCCATGTGGTGCCGCGTTTCGCGCGTACCGGCGTCAGCAACTTCTTCAGCAACCTGCGCGCGCCGGTGACCATCACCAACCAGCTGCTGCAGGGCCGCGGAGCCGACGCCTGGGACACCCTCGGCCGCTTCCTGATGAACAGCACGCTGGGCATCGGTGGCCTGTTCGATCCGGCCAGCAAGGCGATGGTGCCGCGTCGCAATGAAGACTTCGGCCAGACCCTGGGCGCCTGGGGCTGGCGGCGTTCGCGCTACGTGGAACTGCCGTTCTTTGGCCCACGTACCGTTCGCGATGTGTTCGGCCTGGCCGGTGACATCCCGTTGTCGCCGATTCGCCGCATCGAAGAGGACAAGATCCGCATCGGCCTGCAGGGCCTGCAGCTGGTCGACACCCGCGCGCAGCTGCTGGCGATCGACGACCTGCGTGACACCGCCGTCGACGAATATTCGCTGGTCCGCGATGCCTGGATGCAGCGGCGCAACTACCAGATCGAGAACGATCTGCGCAGCAAGCGCGACCGCGGCCACGACGATGCCAATTCGCCGATCCCGGTCGATGCGATGCCAATGCCGCAGTGGACCCACTGA